One Kitasatospora sp. MAP12-44 DNA segment encodes these proteins:
- a CDS encoding helix-turn-helix domain-containing protein, with translation MPTVALLAAGNLLHFELGVAYEIFGNPPREAVEDWYDVLLCGPAPVRVGPFTVEPDHGLERLVGADTVIVPACADIDEPPPAELIAAVRAAHASGARVASLCTGAFLLGAAGLLDGRRATTHWAHAAELSARHPRAVVDPDVLYTDNGSVLTAAGKAAAVDLCLHLVHLDHGAAIANSVARRLVMSPHRAGGQAQFVSTPLQVRGDHGLAQLLGWVQQRLDQPLTVVDMARRANTSPRNLGRQFRSVTGQTPLQWLLTQRVRRAQELLEGTDETIEAVALATGMGTATTLRRQFKRTVGVPPDTYRRSFRSAGPA, from the coding sequence ATGCCAACTGTCGCCCTGCTGGCCGCCGGAAACCTGCTGCACTTCGAACTGGGAGTGGCGTACGAGATCTTCGGCAACCCTCCGCGGGAGGCCGTGGAGGACTGGTACGACGTCCTGCTCTGCGGGCCCGCTCCGGTACGGGTCGGCCCGTTCACGGTCGAGCCCGACCACGGTCTTGAGCGCCTGGTCGGCGCCGACACCGTGATCGTCCCCGCCTGCGCCGACATCGACGAGCCGCCGCCGGCCGAGCTGATCGCTGCCGTGCGGGCGGCCCACGCGTCCGGTGCCCGGGTCGCCTCGCTGTGCACGGGAGCGTTCCTGCTCGGCGCTGCGGGCCTGCTGGACGGTCGACGAGCCACCACCCACTGGGCCCACGCCGCGGAGCTGAGTGCACGCCACCCACGCGCCGTCGTCGACCCGGACGTGCTCTACACGGACAACGGCAGCGTGCTCACCGCCGCGGGCAAGGCCGCCGCCGTGGATCTCTGCCTGCACCTGGTCCACCTCGACCATGGCGCCGCCATCGCCAACTCGGTCGCCCGGCGCCTCGTCATGTCACCGCACCGGGCCGGCGGCCAGGCCCAGTTCGTGTCCACGCCGCTGCAGGTCAGGGGCGACCACGGGCTCGCCCAGCTGCTCGGCTGGGTCCAGCAGCGGCTGGACCAACCGCTGACCGTGGTCGACATGGCGCGCAGAGCGAACACCAGTCCGCGCAATCTCGGACGCCAGTTCCGGTCGGTGACCGGGCAGACCCCGCTCCAGTGGCTGCTGACCCAACGCGTCCGCCGCGCCCAGGAACTGCTGGAAGGCACCGACGAGACCATCGAGGCGGTCGCCCTCGCCACCGGCATGGGCACCGCCACCACCCTGCGGCGCCAGTTCAAACGAACCGTCGGCGTCCCACCCGACACCTACCGCCGCTCGTTCCGCAGCGCCGGACCGGCCTGA
- a CDS encoding ATP/GTP-binding protein, protein MTSTQAAPAAVKILIAGGFGVGKTTLVGTVSEVAPLRTEEYLTRASVGVDDLDGVDDKDTTTVALDFGRITISPELVVYLFGTPGQERFWFMWNDLVNGALGGIVIADTRRLESSFASIDFFESRGIPFVVAINCFHGRNTRSPQEIRAALDLDPQVPLLLGDVREREFGRDLLLALVDHLMNLPALQPA, encoded by the coding sequence ATGACCAGCACTCAGGCGGCCCCCGCCGCCGTCAAGATCCTGATCGCGGGCGGCTTCGGGGTCGGCAAGACCACCCTGGTCGGTACCGTCAGCGAGGTCGCCCCGCTGCGCACCGAGGAGTACCTGACCCGGGCCAGCGTCGGGGTCGACGACCTGGACGGCGTGGACGACAAGGACACCACCACCGTCGCGCTGGACTTCGGGCGGATCACCATCAGCCCCGAGCTGGTGGTCTACCTGTTCGGCACCCCGGGCCAGGAGCGCTTCTGGTTCATGTGGAACGACCTGGTGAACGGCGCGCTGGGCGGGATCGTCATCGCCGACACCCGGCGGCTGGAGAGCAGCTTCGCCTCGATCGACTTCTTCGAGAGCCGGGGCATCCCGTTCGTGGTGGCGATCAACTGCTTCCACGGGCGCAACACCCGCAGCCCGCAGGAGATCCGCGCCGCGCTCGACCTCGATCCGCAGGTGCCGCTGCTGCTCGGGGACGTCCGCGAGCGCGAGTTCGGCCGCGACCTGCTGCTCGCGCTCGTCGACCACCTGATGAACCTGCCGGCCCTGCAGCCCGCGTAG